A portion of the Marinobacter alexandrii genome contains these proteins:
- a CDS encoding WG repeat-containing protein has translation MRSLILFIFFTSALISYAEDFSVFEKDGYYGIKDETGNVTVPPVYEKLGWSDGSTEIHNGVIGFRDRELWGLITVRNKSLTGQKFYSITPSAPNFFKASIKGKFSNKLFHGILDSKGNTLISFNYFTIEPIGSHWLVGDFNGKYLQFGIVSFDNQVLVPLQYKSVVESNGLFIGKKKSHKTDLYYSSGELMQLGLDSLSFDDGWIAFRDGYAGFLSIEGKVIHDFVNKNYEKKGIGMNPVSFPKWTIYQADTVLLTWECDSLSTSKSGLLVGYLNGAHHLVLKNNNLLQNHEFLLKDIAVDYLVVQNSRTRKWSVLEENGKSFISGYDSIVFVDNLFLGLQKNEWFLLDLKGGVKNRLPYQQLNYGLRNQLIGKRNNHWGIIDHLNDEIGVFKYDSIITSYDKYLILYLNRWGVLNANGLWSVRPEYEEIIDLGDILAGRRGRGYTIYKNDLKMHKTTARPIKKLGAFTLILGEEGNFGLLNAKGEIEIYPEFESIKLWSDHYELSNDGVSILLNSEGERILRYEEGYQNISGYGEGFFSITKENRMGFVDNKGRLRISNRYDQVGSFQEGRAPILLRGRWGFINKNEQIRVQPYYESVSSFEKGKSIVEVNGMYGLVDKEGNEVLELIWKSIRRLSTGNYLVQNIDSQFGLVDGSGVFILRPAYDQLEDHGSQILVSNNNAWGVLDSDGQQIFKINHREIKVKGNYLMVKD, from the coding sequence ATGCGAAGCTTAATATTATTTATATTTTTTACTAGTGCATTAATCTCATACGCTGAAGACTTCAGCGTTTTTGAGAAAGACGGTTACTATGGCATAAAGGATGAGACAGGAAATGTCACAGTTCCTCCTGTATATGAAAAATTAGGATGGTCAGATGGATCAACAGAAATTCATAACGGAGTAATAGGGTTTAGAGACAGAGAACTCTGGGGCTTAATTACTGTCAGAAACAAATCACTGACAGGTCAGAAATTTTATTCAATTACACCTTCCGCTCCTAATTTTTTCAAAGCATCAATTAAAGGAAAATTTAGCAATAAACTGTTTCATGGAATACTGGATTCCAAAGGAAATACATTGATAAGTTTCAATTATTTCACAATCGAACCCATTGGATCACATTGGTTAGTAGGTGACTTTAATGGTAAGTATTTGCAATTTGGAATTGTCTCGTTTGATAATCAGGTCTTGGTGCCTCTCCAATACAAGTCTGTCGTTGAGTCGAACGGACTGTTCATTGGCAAGAAAAAAAGTCATAAAACTGATCTTTATTATTCTAGTGGAGAACTGATGCAATTGGGATTAGATTCATTGTCATTTGATGATGGATGGATAGCTTTCAGGGATGGGTATGCAGGATTTTTATCCATAGAGGGAAAAGTTATTCATGATTTTGTAAATAAGAACTACGAAAAAAAGGGAATTGGAATGAATCCTGTTTCATTCCCAAAATGGACTATTTATCAAGCGGATACTGTCCTGCTCACGTGGGAGTGTGATTCTCTTTCAACCAGCAAAAGTGGACTATTAGTTGGCTATTTAAATGGGGCTCATCACTTGGTATTAAAGAATAATAATTTACTTCAGAATCATGAGTTCCTTCTTAAGGATATAGCTGTTGATTACCTGGTCGTGCAAAATAGTAGGACGAGGAAGTGGTCAGTTCTTGAAGAAAATGGAAAATCGTTTATCTCAGGGTATGATTCAATTGTATTTGTCGATAACCTCTTTCTTGGTCTTCAGAAGAATGAGTGGTTCCTTCTTGACTTGAAAGGTGGAGTGAAAAATCGACTTCCATACCAGCAGCTGAACTATGGTCTACGAAATCAATTGATCGGTAAGAGAAACAATCACTGGGGAATCATTGATCATTTAAATGATGAGATTGGAGTTTTCAAATACGATAGTATAATTACTTCTTACGATAAGTACCTGATTTTATATTTAAACCGCTGGGGCGTATTAAATGCCAATGGTCTATGGTCTGTAAGGCCAGAGTATGAAGAAATTATAGATTTGGGAGATATTCTAGCGGGAAGGAGAGGAAGGGGTTATACCATTTATAAAAATGACTTAAAAATGCATAAAACTACCGCTCGGCCAATAAAGAAATTAGGAGCATTTACACTGATTTTGGGAGAGGAGGGGAACTTTGGGTTGCTAAATGCAAAAGGAGAAATAGAGATTTATCCGGAGTTTGAAAGTATAAAATTGTGGTCAGATCATTATGAGTTAAGTAATGATGGAGTTTCTATTCTCTTGAATTCTGAAGGTGAAAGAATACTTAGATATGAGGAGGGTTATCAAAACATTTCAGGGTATGGTGAAGGGTTTTTTTCGATAACAAAAGAAAACAGAATGGGCTTTGTGGATAATAAAGGGAGATTAAGAATTAGCAATCGGTATGATCAAGTTGGTTCATTTCAAGAAGGACGCGCACCAATTTTATTAAGAGGTAGATGGGGGTTTATCAATAAAAATGAGCAGATCCGTGTTCAACCATATTATGAATCTGTTTCTTCATTCGAAAAGGGAAAGTCAATTGTAGAAGTAAATGGCATGTACGGGTTGGTGGATAAAGAGGGAAATGAGGTATTAGAACTTATTTGGAAATCTATACGCAGATTAAGTACAGGTAATTATCTTGTGCAGAATATAGATAGTCAATTTGGTTTGGTAGATGGGTCAGGAGTATTCATCTTGAGACCTGCTTATGACCAACTAGAAGATCATGGAAGCCAGATTTTGGTATCCAATAACAACGCCTGGGGAGTTTTGGACTCAGATGGGCAACAAATTTTTAAGATTAACCACCGAGAAATTAAAGTCAAAGGAAATTACCTGATGGTAAAGGACTAG